A window of Candidatus Tumulicola sp. genomic DNA:
GGTCGAGCGCTCCAGTCCATGGGTCGTTGGTCACCTTTTCCAGCGCTGCGGTCATCGCCGGATTCCAACGCTTCAATCGATCGAAGGCCGCCGCGTCCCACGGCCCGGTTTCGTCTGTCGTCGTCACTCGTCCACCACCTCTTCTCAGAATTGAAGGAGTTCGCGCGTTTCCTTACGGGAGATCGCAAGTCGCGCAAACCCACCACTTATGCCAGCAAGTGTCCATCGGAGCCCGCAAAAACAGTCTCGCGCAGCTTCCCGTCGGACCTGTGAACTAAGAAGCCCTGGTGCCCCGCTTCACGGTTGGGTGGCAGGCCGAGGTTCGCGAGGGTTTCTTCGATGGAGTTGTACGTCACGCCGATCTTCAGCATTTGCCGCGCTTGCTCGGGCGTCGCAATGTCGCGGCCGATCTCGCGAGCCATCCGCACGTGCTTTTCGATCATCTGCACCGTATTCATTCGAACGCCTTTTTTGACGTCCCAGAGATTGTCTTCAATTCCGGCACGCGTGTGCTGTCCGAGCGCGATCATCATCATCGATATCGGGTGGGTTAAGCGAAAGGTCGTTTGATACGTGAAGAACGAGCCGTGCGGCGTCCTGCGCACGAGCTCCATCAAGTCGAACGGGTTTGCCCCGCAGACGCCGCCCCCACCGGTGCTGAAAAAGCCGTTCATCGGACCCATGTACTGGCCACGCCGAACCATGCGCTCGACGAGCTCGAGCCCGTGGATGTGCGGAAGCGCGAAATACGGCTGAATCCCGTGCTCGACGCACAACTGCGTCTCTTCAACGTAAAAATCGGGCGTCGAGTCCGCCACCATGTTGCGGATCCCGTGCATCGCGTCTTCGTTGCACAGACGTGTCCCCGCGAACTCATCCATTGGGTGCAACGCGGTCAAGTCGAAGAGCGAGGTGCCGCACGTAATGGTGATCTGATCCGGCTTGGGTTCGATCGTGGTGAGCTTGTGCCGCTGTTCGTACGATCCGAATGCCCCGACCTCGCCGGGTTCCGGGGCGAATGAGATCGAGCCGCCAATCTGCAGGATCATTTTCGGAACGGCCTCGCGTACGCGTGCGATCTGTTCGCCGTATTCCTTAAAATTTTTCGAAATGTGCCCAGTCTTGGGATCGCGGACGTGAATGTGTAAGAGCGTCGCACCGGCGTTGTAACAGTCTATGGCGGCTTGAACCTGCTCGTCCCAGGTGAGGGGTATATATCCCGGCGGCCCATCCTGTGGCATCCACACCGGCCCGTATGGGGCTGCCGTAATCATGAGCGGGGCCATGTTCTCGGGAAGAAGCGAGTCATCGGTAAAGTACGCCACGGTCAAACCTCCGGGCTGTCGAGCGATAAAGCGATAATATGATCCCGCTATTCGAGTCGTCGCGGGATAACTCCGGTGGTTTTGCGGCACCTTGGCGCCCGTCTTGTTTGCCAGCCAAGAAATGAGCCAGCTTCTTTGCTCTCGGCCGCTAACTTGAATCGCTTCAGCTTCCTATGAGCAGTTGCACTAGCTGCAGAATCGGTTACCGGAACGTTACCGTCTTACCGCCGTAGCAGTGGTTTAGTGCGTCAAACGCGGGCGCGTACGATTCTTTTATCTCTTGGAAAATCGTTTGACGAGCTAATCGATACTCACCGCGTTACGAGCCCGAGCCGGC
This region includes:
- a CDS encoding 3-keto-5-aminohexanoate cleavage protein — its product is MITAAPYGPVWMPQDGPPGYIPLTWDEQVQAAIDCYNAGATLLHIHVRDPKTGHISKNFKEYGEQIARVREAVPKMILQIGGSISFAPEPGEVGAFGSYEQRHKLTTIEPKPDQITITCGTSLFDLTALHPMDEFAGTRLCNEDAMHGIRNMVADSTPDFYVEETQLCVEHGIQPYFALPHIHGLELVERMVRRGQYMGPMNGFFSTGGGGVCGANPFDLMELVRRTPHGSFFTYQTTFRLTHPISMMMIALGQHTRAGIEDNLWDVKKGVRMNTVQMIEKHVRMAREIGRDIATPEQARQMLKIGVTYNSIEETLANLGLPPNREAGHQGFLVHRSDGKLRETVFAGSDGHLLA